In Aegilops tauschii subsp. strangulata cultivar AL8/78 chromosome 3, Aet v6.0, whole genome shotgun sequence, one genomic interval encodes:
- the LOC109777859 gene encoding uncharacterized protein, which translates to MPADWWDSYGDDCLELQRFAIRVLSLTCSSSGCERNWSTFEQVHSKKRNRLNQDRMNDLVFAMYNSKLMSRQRRRQRQVDEWITEKEEPVLPPQKEWIRCLERIAHNEAAMGKEIESDIENDVENIVNILAETRDGDLGVDQDLDAPTYEDADIENNNTSEQNVLDGNNSGPSSYCVGSSSGTIPPMNEDDDINLDDLY; encoded by the exons ATGCCAGCTGATTGGTGGGATTCGTATGGAGATGATTGCCTTGAGTTGCAGAGGTTTGCAATTAGAGTATTGAGCTTAACTTGTAGTTCGTCAGGTTGTGAGCGAAACTGGAGTACATTTGAGCAA gttcaCTCAAAGAAAAGAAATCGTCTGAACCAAGATAGGATGAATGATTTAGTTTTTGCCATGTACAATTCGAAACTGATGAGCAGACAACGCAGAAGGCAACGACAGGTTGATGAATGGATAACTGAAAAAGAAGAGCCTGTCCTTCCTCCACAAAAGGAATGGATCCGTTGTCTTGAGAGGATTGCTCATAATGAAGCTGCTATGGGCAAAGAAATTGAAAGTGACATTGAAAATGATGTAGAAAATATTGTCAACATCCTGGCTGAAACAC GTGATGGTGATCTCGGGGTGGATCAAGATCTTGATGCACCTACTTATGAAGATGCTGATATTGAAAACAACAATACCAGCGAGCAAAATGTTCTTGATGGCAACAATTCAGGACCTTCCTCGTACTGTGTTGGGAGTTCTAGTGGTACAATACCACCTATGAATGAGGACGACGATATCAACTTAGACGACTTGTACTGA